The DNA window acttatcgaaTCTcatcaactcaacatttttctgcaaaatgttcaattgttcatttcatcccaaatgctcagttgaatgaagtgaacaattaataaAAATTCATGTGAGTGACAaatagctcccccccccccccccaccaaagcaagaaatattaagcgcgctaggaaaaagcactgtatttttggaCAAtccactatgtcgtcgaataaaATTTACtcagagtgattaataaatttgtgaagtgagggccagtggtacaaatgtatcggaaaaaagctgaaaagtgcagtcgcgaaagatggggtgtctgactgactgacactgaccgtatcgttgacgttgtagcggggggggggggggggtacaaggcagcaatAACAAGAAATTTTATTGTTTGCATTAAAACATCTAGTTCAGATATTCTCAACATTGAATTAGTGATTCTTATTGCTTTTGTCCTTATCTCCTCAataggtaaatgtggattaatcagtCTTGAGACGATCCTTGGTGTCACATGATgtggatcttgcacagaatggtttacaatatgctgatggtaatggtaagtgtataattagtgtatagcaggactggtaagctgggttgtagttataattagGTTTGAGTCTGGGTAGAAATgattttgttactgcctaatcCTGGTGGAGCAGAGACTTGCTTGGTCAACAAACTCCCTAAGGGCCTAAGGGAAGATTAAGGTCTcaatctaacatacatacaccatatattaGGCATGGTATGCCATACATTGTATGGCATACCAATTGTAAATGTGCACAAATTGGTATATTTACTAAACTGGGTCCGTTTTTTGTATGAATCATAAATTAAAGAACAAATATTCAGATGACTTAATCCCTTCTAATTTGTCAGGGTGTCATAGTGTTGTGTGGCAGGTAAGGGTAGTACTCTGTCTTTACAGTGCGGCCACACTCCTCAGTATTGTCAACCTCACTTCCACAAATAATAGGCAGTAAAATGTATGACAGGCTCTTAAACAATCAATTTAGTTCATAAGTGCATGTCCCCATTGGTGTATCTCATTTACAAACTAAGGAATGAACTGGCACAAGTATATAGTTAGACTTGACCAAACCTATAGTACATAGTAGGGCTTCCATTGGCCCAGTAGTTACCTTAGATATACCTTCAAACTTGAGTTATCATCAACGTTAATATCCCAACAATAAAGTAAGCTATTTGAATAGGGTTATTTTTCTTGAAGCAAGCCTGTAAACTCCTCCCAGTAGTAGCAGTACCTACTTGAGATTTTTTCCTTTTGATGAAAACCAAGATTTGCCAAGGCttagaaatttataaataatataatatgtgaCATACTTCTCCATCATTCTGTTTCAATTGAGACATGTATTAAGTGAGTTTGTTACTATACATAATGTAAGAGTGAATAACACCCTGTACAACTGCATCAGCAAGTGAGTCAGTGATTTTGTTAACTATGATCCGACTGTCTGGAGCCTGTGTGCTTCCAATTGCTATATGTTACATATGTCACAACTAAGTGTTTTGTatgataaaatgtaaaataactAGCAACAACCATTTCTTCATTTCCGTCCTAACTTTCCCTGACCTCCCAATTCTGTGCATCcaaaaattgatgtcaaattttaATGTGAAGATAACCTGATATTTAATGTCATTTGATCTATGTACACAGGAATCACAAGTAAATGGGACTGTTGTTTTCTTCAGAAACTTTTTGAAGGCAACATGAAGTTCATAATAGTGTTGTAGTAACTAATTGTGTTGAATACCTCAGAATCAAAACATACCCCAAGTGGCTCCATGATAAAAGCAAAATTGCTTTGAATAATGTTAAAGTCCTGTGCTGTTAGCTATGTCAGTCCAATAAACCCTAAGATGAAAACAGcagtagtaaacaattaaaataaatatgttgcTCTGAGAATATAACTgcataaatattcatagatcCTCATTATTTAAGTACTAAGTAAGGAAAGACATTGATAGCATGAtgtcaagaaatatttcaatgatCCTAACTGAACACTATAGCTTCAAGTACATGCCACAATGGATACTTTGTGTAAGTTACTTTTCTTTACAGATATAAAAGTTATCACAGACCTTTTGAATTTTCACCTTGATAAATCTAGTTAAAGGGAAAGTTGAATTATTTTGTAGTCTCTCTCTTTGACCTCCAGCTTGTACAGTTTTCAACATTGCTTTGCAACGGTTTTCTGTTCATGTCCTTCAaggaattaaaaagaaattcaaaCGGGCCAGCATCACTGATCTCACTCACGGATCAGAGTCTGGGTGAGTGTCTCTACAAACTAAATTTTCGACATTCAGTACtaagtatttatattttaatgtatttagGTTGCACAAATTCATGCATATTAGACCACTAGACCCAAACAAGAATACACTGGAATGCAAAGTTACTACCCTGATCAGAAAGTGATATTCATATTCATGTATGTTCCTATTTGGAAGGAATATAATAGTTTTATAAACTGCATGTTGTAAACTTTCCAAATATTGACCACAACATTGTGTCAAGATATTTATATCATTGGTAAATTATTTTGCTTTTCCACAATTTTGTTAGATGGATGAGGCCTGAGCACGAACATATTCTTTACGTCCCCAATGCAACAAATGTGCTACACATGTGTAATTATCGTGTTAATTCCTTTTCAATTAAAGCTGAGGAGTCAACCCACAACAGCATACAATAACCAACACAATAGTAAATATTCCAGAGGATAATTTGAAGAACCTGCCTTCATGTTTTCCAAGGTAAGCTGTGAACcatttacttttttaatgatCAATAAATCTCttatttttatcaaattaatgAGACAATGGTCATCTttccacacacaaaaataatagGTGTTGTGCACATTCATGCTGATAGGATATAGTTGTTTTATGTTGTGCTATATTTATGACTAAGGGAGTGAGATGAGAGAAAAATACTCAGAATTTCACTGACATTCATAAAGGAACTTTAATGAGTTTGTTTTGGTATATATCTATCCACAATGAGAAGGAAACATTAAAATCCAAATGTATAATATCAAAATTAGCTGGCCTGTTAACAGCAATAATCTATTGTAATAGAACCATGTGGGTAGCAAAGATGAGTCACAAATATGGAATAAATTTAAACCAAGATGGATTTAAATTTTTCAACTTAAGAACTGGTTCTGGTGTGTTGAGAGTATCAATAGTACACATTACCTGCTTAGCTGAAGCAACTTCAAGGACTTGTATGGTAGACCCCTGTAACAATTTGGCATGAAATGAGaaaatgtttattgttattGACACCAAGTCCTTAACTGACTGCATGAATTGGTCTGACTTTTCTTCTTGTTCAAGCATGCAAAGAATAGCAAACTGACGTCCCTCTTCGGTTTCCTGCAGGTGTTTGATGATGATGTCTGCTGCTGACTTGTTGAGTCCACATGCAAAGCGATAGACATACTGGTGGTCAAGCGGGTTGATGCTGTTCAAGGTTTCTTTCACATTGATTGATGATGCTACTGAAGACGCTCCTGCAAATCCAAGCACACAGATTAAATGGGTTTTAATGTGTTCAGTTTACGGTAGGCATGAGATCAAGGTGTTGACACATTGTAATAGTGTTACTGTTCCATTGTCTTATTTGTAGCATCGAATCTTCCTATAATTTAATTAGTAACCATTGTATATAGTGTGATTTGTCAAACTATCATTCACATGGTGtatttcaatgatattttgttttatggtGTTGTGACATCATTAATATCACTGTAATTATAAACAGGAATCAGGTCTAAGCACAGGCCCAATGACATTGAATACTAACACTGAAACCTGTCTTCATTGTATGCTGTGTTACTACATTGTAAGTTCTGAGAGGCCAGTACGACAGTAAATAGTAACACTGAGTCCACCTTCATCACATGCTTCATTTAAGTATGTTAGGACAGCATCATCATTATTACCCAATATAATGTAGGTCGGTCTGACTGGTTTACCACAATGGTGGCATTGCTTATGCAACTTGTCCAAATTGTCGCCCTGTGAGGGCTTCATTAATCTTTACCAAAAGTAGGGTCAATTAGGGTCAAAGGTTATATGAGGTTATTAGCAATCAACTGGAAGAATGAGTCAAATCTGCATCTCAGCTAGATACCTGCTCACATTTTCAGTAAGCTTGGTCTTAACAATTCAGTTTGTAAAGGGGCACATTAAACAACACAGAAAAAAAGTCAACATCATTTGTGTAGATATTACAGTGAAAACATTAAATTGGATGCAGAACTGTAAATGAGTATTTCTCTCAACCGGTCAAATTGTAACATCCTTTTACAGACCTCctcatattgttttgttttaagaagGTCAACTGTTATAACAGGCTATGATGATATCGTCAGTCAATAAGGAAATGTCTGAGTTGTTTTACATAATTGATATACATCGCTACGTTCTAGTTGGTGAACTTCATTGGTCTTTTCATGTCAGTGAAACAGAGAGTAAGCTGTAAGAATGCTGTCTATGAAAGAATATAATCACCAGGTATTAGAATATACAGCTTATTGCATGTAATCAAAACCTCAATGGGTTTTTTGCATTCCTGGTTAAGAAgtagtttttggtttcgatgataatcgtagcatatgcattcatgatgacgtataatgtgtgtgtgtgtgtgtgtgagttcgcttgtgacgcccagcttgtaaacacgatatctcaagaagggaagttCAGACCaatgtcatatttgatgtgtagaagtTCCACATTAATTACAaatagcctattgtttttggtgggggtAATCAGGGGCCAACTTGTGAAAACTTTTAaaaacgatatctcaagatgggaagcatgggcagacctcatagttggtgtgtaggagtaccacattgtgtataaaaagcctatcgtttttggtggatgGCAAAGATCagttgaggtcaccaggggtcaggttgtgaaaactttgtaaacatgtacatcCTCACtgtacattacgtcagattcatgaagaaaactgctcattttacatcatcgaaaccacaatgcatttttggattCTGCTTCTTGTTTAAAACAGTACACTGAATATTTATGAGGTGCCATTGGCATCTAGCTTCATATTGATAAAGATACTTATATTTCGATATATCATGATTCACTCTTACAATGCCACCACATTACAGATTcctttaaatgttatttattagttTGTGTTCTTGTCTCTATCCTTGCAAACTAAAGTTGCCTAGGATGAAGAAAGTCACGGTGTTTGTTTACGTTCTAACATTTGGTGTATTGTTATTGTAGTAGTCGACCAGGACATCTATGAAATCTTTGTGAGATGAGATATCAAAAGCTTCACTTTTAATAATTTTGGATTAGGATGACTTAACAAATAATCGAACACTAAAAGGTACACGGAATCATGATTGTCGATGCTACTACTCATATTAAGGTACAAATATGATTTAAAGGCTAATACTATATGGCTATTTTGATAAATGATTGAATCatgatgaataaaaacaaagatattttcaGCAGCGTTGCCATGATGATATCATTCATTTTACTGTTGCCATATGCAAAATATTACCAACTCTaataattcatatctttgtgATACAAAATGTGATGAGGatctggtttatatatttacttggATAGTTTTGATCTTTACCTCAGCAAGTTTGCGAAGCAATCAACTTTAACCACCGGAAAggcaatttaaaaatatgtggAGATGAGTTTATTTAACTGACGAGCACAAGTAGCAAAAATCTAGTTAATAGGCTgaataacagttttttttaataaatagaAAAGTCAAAGTATTCAATATGGTTATACATTCACAGCCATATAAGAACTCATGTCCATCCTAGATTACCCAGATGTgtacaatttatttttgtttgaaaattcaGTGTAGTCTGCTTTATCTCACATTGCCTTGGTCATCTTGAAGgtataaaaaataatactttcCTCTCTCAAGTTTACTAATTATCTTACACATCAGAGATGACGAACTATGGTTATGCATTAATATTATCGGTACTGAAGACTTACCTTCACTAAGAATCCAAACCAGATGATGAGAGGCATAAAACTCACAGATGATTTTGTGCCATATTCGTGCAACCGTCTTATATCGACACAGGGAAATGTCAAAAACCACTTCCTGTGCCAACATCCCGAGCTTTATATAGTTATCATAGAACTCTTGTCCAAGTTCTGAAACTAAATAGGTGTTCTCCCATGCCAACTGCTGGTTCTTCTGTGTGAGGCCGTCGAAAGCAATACGATACAGTTTAGCTAGTTCCGTTTCAAAAGCAGGCACCCCAGTGCTAGCATCCTTCTTGATTTTCATATGGTTATGAACGCATGCGATCACATATGTGAAAAATCTTGTTACTGTGCTAAATATCTCGATTTCTGGCCACTTGTGTGCTATGTGAGCAACCATAGTGGAGAAGAGAGGGACCTGATAGAGATCTCTTAAGAATGGGTTCCTCTGGAGCTGAATTTCGATCCGATCTGCCAACTGGACATCATCAGCCAATGCCTTCAGGACATAGTTTCGACGTTCAGCCACCCCAAACCCTGTTAATCTGATTCGTTTTGTTTCGGGGTGTAAGTTAGGCGGGAGGTTCAATGTCCTGGTAAGTATGATGACAAGAATATCTTGAAACATTTTCATCTCAATGATGGAGAAGATATCTGTTTTGGTTTTCTTGTCAGGATACTCGTCATAACTGTCAAATAACATGACAACAGACTTTCTGTAGGCTTTGAGGATTTCCTTAATGCAAGCTTCGTCCATGTCCTCATCTTCGGGCACTATGGAATTCTTTATGGCAGTGTATATAGACTTTACACCTTCCAGTTGCCTCAACTGGAGAAATATAAGTATTTCCACATCTTTGAGCGGAGATTCAGGGTTGTTAGTACACCAATCATAGACAAACTGTGATGCAAGTGTTGATTTCCCGTACCCAGGGTCAGCCTCAATGATCTTTCTATTTGACTTAGTTTTGGGGCTGCTCAGAATATCGTTGTAAGATTCTAACGGTTCTAGAACATCGGGCTTCTGCATAGAATCACCCTCCTGAGCCAAGTAGTAAATACCTCCCTCAACAAATATACTGTTAACACTATACTTGCCAATGGAAGGAAATGGCTTTGCTGTTTCGTAGTACGTTCGATAGGCTGTTTTTGAATACTTGATGaaatctcttttcttttctgagaACATAAAAACACAAAGCTTTTTGAAcactttaaaatttacatttaaacacTGTCCTCTATTTTAGAGGCACATGGCAATTACTTTTATTTAAATCTGTATAAAAAAGTAGAGTTCGTCTCTAAATCCGTGTCAACTCTCTATTGTCTAAATGGTGTAGGTCAGTGTTCCTGGAACAGATGGGATGGATTTTAACTAGCACCTCTATGCAGATATTAAATACAAACAACACGAATTGATGCTTTGATTGGAACAGAtgattaggcctatattacCTTTACCCCGCTTCGTGCTTTGCGAATTCGTAGAGGggtgaacatgaaaataatatttagaacAGATTACCTTCAAGATCAAGATCCTGGTCTCTATTTGCTCGGTAAGTCTTTGCTTGGAAAGAACTTTGTATTCTCCCAGCGACACCAGCCAGCTTCAATTTGCGTAACATCTTTAAAAGATCTCTTATATCAGTAGGAGTTATAATTCCTCGCTCATCCAAAAGATTCACCATTTCTAATCCAGGTGTCTGGGATCCCTTGATCATATCAATCTCTCCAGGGTTTAATCCAAGCAAAGTTGATAATTGTTTAATCGTGGTAACATTCAGATGTCCAGCTAGGTCGACTTTAAAAAGACCGAAACCTGCAACATAGAAACAAATGAAGGCGATGCAAAGAGTTCCTAAATACATCTGTCTGGTCTGCATGTTAACGTGCATGATAAGCCTCCACAGTTAGTCAATAGTTGTACATCGTTCGTTTCCTTTTTACTAATATTGTACCACAGATGTTCCTAACTACAATGCTGTCAGGGCAATTGGGTTTGTGTACCGTCTTAATGTATACAACATAAATCAAAGACATTTGCATCCTATGAAGTTAGTTACCTATATCGGTAGCAGTTATAGTATCAGTCTGTGATAATAAGCTGGTTTATGTATCTGTAAAATCTCGATAAGTTTTCACCAGGAGGTACAAATTATTAACTAATGCTCACAAGACATTTTGACTCAAATTGAAGTAATCCAGGTGTCTCTAATCTATCGTTCTATCGTTCTCCCAGATTTTAATGCAAGCAAATTTGATAATTGTTGAATCACGAGAACAGACTGATGTTTAACAGGGTTGACTTTGAAATGATCGAAACCTGcgacttagaaaaaaaagtaagttttaatacaaaatgttataatttcCTAATCCTAAATCGTTACATCTGCAATATGCTGCTAAGTGTGTTTTGCAGAGCATATGGTCAGTGCAAGAGATATAATCGTCACTAATTTTATCACACAGAGAACCTCCTCAACCCTAGTCAAATATGTATTCCTCTGCTTCTACTCACTAAACATATCCTTGTTAGTCGTATGTCAATTAAGGCCGCATTAAGTTTTCTAACTCGGAGTATCAAGTTACAGTAtctcaaatatatgtataatgtaacCACTCGTTggcaaaaatactcaaacattCACGGGGCTAATATGTGCCCTATCGTTCAGAATAATACGCTCGCATTCTTTGCAAATCTTAGCAGAGCTATTGGCGGCTATGGTGTAACGAAATGTCAGGTCTAAACGGTTGTAGGAAGGTTATTTGTCAATTGATTCATGGAGTAACCTTTAAAACAAATTCTCGAGTACACATGTACAGATTGTACCAGAGAATGAGTAAAAGTACTGAATCGAGTATTTCAAGTCTGATATGGCTACTGTATTGTAAAGTACATTAATTGTACGTTGCGAgagatatatttacaatgcagTGCGCTGAACATACACGCTTTTCAACTGCGTATACCTGAACAAAGGAATGTATACGCAGTCACTGCCTTTCTTGCTGCACACTAGTTAAAGGTTTTAAAACGTATGTCTgccaaagccccccccccccatccctcacCAAAAAAGTGTAACTCTTGTCTTGTACAGAGGTTTTCTGACACAAGGACAGATAAagcaataaatataaaaaataaatattatttgttCACTGAAAGTATCTTACCTTCTGCAGGGTTTGTCCCTGTATCCCTTCCGGTGCTTTGAGAGGGGCCCGCCTGTGCCATTATTGACCTGTAGAACAAAACTGAAATGTTTAGTTTCTGACGTCACGGTACATTTACAACTAAAAATGTTAGAAACGTCTGCTTGTTATATTCACTCTATCAAAACTACCAGATTGTCTTTAAAAACCACACTCGACTCAGCAATTCGTCATCAGAATTATTCCTAGATTATTGTGTTTCtgtgttgtgtttttgtatAAAAGTACCGCAAACTTATCGTTTGACTTGCTATAACCTGTAACTTTTATTCCAAGTAAAATGAAAGTACAGATACACACTGGGATGCGAGGACGCTATAGGGTACTAACAAGAACAAGGCTCAGACTTTTAGTCATCGTAGTTATCGTTTAGATGTACTAACAAGAGCAAAGCTCAAAATTTTAGTCACCGTAGTTATTACCGTTATAGTGTAGTAACAAGAACAAGGCTCAAAATTGCAGTAGTTATTATTGACGGTAAAAGgtttgaattaaaaaatatcaatattccTAATCACATTAACTGGACAAAAACTGAAAAACGTGTGCTATGAACTGAATGCATATAGGCTACAATGGTTCTAAATGGTTCTGCGTGAGAACGTTCCGTGGAATTTCCAATATTAGCAGACATTGAGTAGCCTAAGTTGAATAAGACGGTAGATCTGGTAGCATAATACTAATTGTCATTAAGAAGCATTAgaataattgttttttattatgtttAATACTCTAGCTCTGCGTACACACTTTCGTACACGACATCCCCTGGCGCCTCTTATGTGATATGGGTAACTTTAAATGTCGTGCTTCTCTTAATTAGATACACATAAttcctatgtata is part of the Apostichopus japonicus isolate 1M-3 chromosome 22, ASM3797524v1, whole genome shotgun sequence genome and encodes:
- the LOC139963693 gene encoding NLR family CARD domain-containing protein 4-like, giving the protein MAQAGPSQSTGRDTGTNPAEGFGLFKVDLAGHLNVTTIKQLSTLLGLNPGEIDMIKGSQTPGLEMVNLLDERGIITPTDIRDLLKMLRKLKLAGVAGRIQSSFQAKTYRANRDQDLDLEEKKRDFIKYSKTAYRTYYETAKPFPSIGKYSVNSIFVEGGIYYLAQEGDSMQKPDVLEPLESYNDILSSPKTKSNRKIIEADPGYGKSTLASQFVYDWCTNNPESPLKDVEILIFLQLRQLEGVKSIYTAIKNSIVPEDEDMDEACIKEILKAYRKSVVMLFDSYDEYPDKKTKTDIFSIIEMKMFQDILVIILTRTLNLPPNLHPETKRIRLTGFGVAERRNYVLKALADDVQLADRIEIQLQRNPFLRDLYQVPLFSTMVAHIAHKWPEIEIFSTVTRFFTYVIACVHNHMKIKKDASTGVPAFETELAKLYRIAFDGLTQKNQQLAWENTYLVSELGQEFYDNYIKLGMLAQEVVFDISLCRYKTVARIWHKIICEFYASHHLVWILSEGASSVASSINVKETLNSINPLDHQYVYRFACGLNKSAADIIIKHLQETEEGRQFAILCMLEQEEKSDQFMQSVKDLVSITINIFSFHAKLLQGSTIQVLEVASAKQIPISCVYLGGCSPRVDESGLNLILESGLSLSILSSLQKLMIFDNNRRLTNEELAAILSYSSQCTSLKVLWFVAYDLQDTIPVGSIPSSLKSRNVKVWNFIEYGLYSRLNLQTGQWQACDNRGNLPGEEGFDAGMVYQWSLANFNQEKPK